In Candidatus Defluviibacterium haderslevense, the following are encoded in one genomic region:
- a CDS encoding transglycosylase SLT domain-containing protein, with product MNIRTYIFLGLLSLVVRVQAERNISSPLFLDLVNRIDNNYSENEVISRLQGMYCLVDLKIEDDVIDQVKRYIITDRGSSRRILYRKDLYFPLMDKLFIENDLPIELKHLAAIESALNPSAKSSVGAAGLWQLMPGTAKIRGLKIDHKVDQRMDAVVSTVAAIKYFKTLYQIFGDWTLVLAAYNCGENRVLDVMEKTGSKDFWTIRKFLPRQTQLFVPAFIGVSYMLQFYYEHNLVPEVEEMPTNLLSFAKVTQEINIHKMLKATGIDKETFENFNPSYQKLTIPGETKGQYIALPDSQMVSFVDYYMEQLKSSPLMKKDTAMNQSLNENASDSLLVEVISFSRPFNFPPEDIVEKQTQEIPNDYMEDASVSDVPTPEIEWTTDYKYHIIRSRESLSDIATLYDKVSVDELMYWNELSPESSLKVGSVLVIKK from the coding sequence ATGAATATAAGAACTTACATTTTCCTAGGCTTGCTATCTCTTGTCGTGAGGGTTCAGGCCGAGCGAAATATAAGTTCACCATTATTTTTAGATCTGGTCAACAGAATTGATAATAATTATTCAGAGAATGAAGTGATTTCACGATTACAGGGTATGTATTGCCTTGTTGACTTAAAGATTGAAGATGATGTGATCGATCAAGTTAAGCGGTACATCATTACAGACAGAGGTTCAAGTCGAAGAATACTCTACCGAAAAGATCTATATTTTCCATTAATGGATAAATTATTTATCGAAAATGATTTACCCATTGAATTAAAACATTTAGCTGCAATAGAATCTGCATTAAATCCTTCCGCCAAATCAAGTGTGGGCGCAGCTGGATTATGGCAATTGATGCCAGGCACCGCAAAAATCAGAGGTTTAAAAATAGACCATAAAGTGGATCAGCGCATGGATGCAGTGGTTTCTACTGTAGCTGCCATCAAATATTTTAAAACCTTGTATCAGATTTTTGGTGATTGGACCTTAGTATTAGCTGCTTATAATTGTGGTGAGAACAGGGTTTTGGATGTTATGGAAAAAACGGGTTCTAAAGATTTTTGGACTATTCGAAAGTTTCTTCCCAGACAGACCCAATTGTTTGTACCGGCTTTCATAGGTGTTAGTTATATGCTTCAATTTTATTATGAGCACAACTTAGTTCCAGAAGTAGAAGAAATGCCGACAAATCTCTTATCGTTCGCCAAAGTAACTCAAGAAATCAATATCCATAAGATGTTAAAAGCTACTGGTATTGATAAAGAGACATTTGAAAATTTCAATCCATCATATCAGAAATTAACCATACCTGGAGAGACTAAAGGGCAATACATTGCATTACCTGATAGCCAGATGGTATCTTTTGTTGATTATTATATGGAACAACTTAAGTCTTCACCTTTAATGAAAAAGGACACGGCAATGAATCAGTCATTGAATGAAAATGCATCAGATAGTCTATTGGTCGAAGTGATAAGTTTTTCAAGGCCATTTAATTTTCCACCTGAAGATATAGTAGAAAAACAAACCCAAGAAATTCCAAACGACTATATGGAAGATGCCTCAGTTTCTGATGTCCCAACCCCTGAAATTGAATGGACCACCGATTACAAATATCACATCATTCGTTCCAGAGAAAGTCTTAGTGATATCGCAACTTTGTATGATAAGGTCAGTGTAGATGAACTCATGTATTGGAATGAATTATCTCCTGAGTCTAGCCTCAAAGTGGGATCAGTGTTGGTAATTAAGAAATAG
- a CDS encoding histidine--tRNA ligase: protein MINKPSLPKGTRDFLPLQAKRRKHIFKTIEDCFILFGYQPLETPAMENLSTLTGKYGDEGDKLLFKILNSGDYLKDANEELLLKKESTKLIPSISEKGLRYDLTVPFARVVAMYRNDITFPFKRYQIQAVWRADRPQRGRYREFYQCDADVVGSNSLMYEAELIRIYDSVFKTLGIPVKILVNHRSILEGIAIQAGCQDQFMAMTVAIDKLDKIGVEGVTKELECIGITQETSAWILSQLKQTQLDTFKFNDKATLGVQEMNTALDYLKNIGTHNEVVFDATLARGLSYYTGCIFEVVPTTIKMGSLGGGGRYDNLTSIFGLNGVSGVGISFGADRIYDVMQELGLWPTSLEVPVKVLFMALDEQSHRHAFDLAQQCRAAAIPVDVYPDPGKLKKQFKFAEDLKIPFLVILGEDEVKTGRYNLKNQSNGEQTSQSIEAIIEQLNS from the coding sequence ATGATCAACAAACCAAGTTTACCTAAGGGCACCAGGGATTTTTTGCCACTTCAGGCCAAAAGAAGAAAACATATTTTTAAAACTATAGAAGATTGTTTTATCCTGTTTGGGTATCAACCTTTAGAGACTCCGGCCATGGAAAATCTTTCCACACTTACCGGTAAATATGGAGATGAGGGGGATAAATTGCTATTTAAAATTTTGAATAGCGGGGATTATTTAAAAGATGCAAATGAGGAACTATTACTAAAAAAAGAGTCTACTAAACTCATTCCTTCGATAAGTGAAAAAGGTTTGAGATATGACCTAACAGTTCCATTTGCAAGAGTCGTTGCCATGTACAGAAACGATATTACCTTTCCCTTCAAAAGATATCAGATTCAGGCAGTATGGCGTGCAGATCGTCCCCAAAGAGGTAGATATAGAGAATTTTATCAATGCGATGCTGATGTAGTCGGTTCTAACAGTCTCATGTATGAAGCTGAATTAATTAGAATTTATGATTCGGTATTCAAAACTTTGGGAATACCTGTTAAGATTTTGGTTAATCATCGTTCAATATTAGAAGGGATTGCTATTCAGGCAGGATGTCAGGATCAATTTATGGCTATGACAGTAGCTATTGATAAATTAGACAAGATTGGTGTAGAGGGAGTGACAAAAGAATTAGAATGCATAGGTATCACTCAAGAGACGAGTGCTTGGATTTTGTCCCAACTAAAACAAACCCAATTAGATACTTTTAAATTCAATGATAAAGCCACTTTAGGTGTTCAGGAAATGAATACTGCTTTAGATTATTTGAAAAATATAGGAACACATAATGAAGTAGTTTTTGATGCTACATTGGCACGTGGATTAAGTTATTATACAGGCTGTATTTTTGAAGTAGTTCCGACGACTATAAAAATGGGGAGCCTTGGTGGAGGTGGGAGATATGATAATCTGACCAGTATATTTGGTCTTAATGGGGTCTCGGGTGTGGGAATATCCTTTGGGGCAGATCGTATTTATGATGTCATGCAGGAATTGGGGCTTTGGCCAACATCCTTGGAAGTCCCCGTAAAGGTATTATTTATGGCTTTAGACGAACAGAGTCACAGGCATGCATTTGATTTGGCGCAGCAGTGCAGAGCAGCCGCTATTCCAGTAGATGTTTATCCAGATCCGGGTAAATTGAAGAAACAATTTAAGTTTGCTGAGGACCTCAAGATCCCTTTTCTGGTCATTTTAGGTGAAGATGAGGTAAAAACGGGGCGCTATAATCTCAAAAATCAATCCAACGGGGAACAAACATCACAATCCATAGAAGCGATTATTGAACAGTTAAATTCCTGA
- a CDS encoding glycosyltransferase family 4 protein, translating to MIKRILFLSYYYTPDLGPGAFRNTALVESILKEIHEDTILDVMTTMPNRYQSFNDEVPAHVNSGSLRLHRFAVPQHTNGFWKQIKSFISYRKQVLQATKANDYDLVFASSSKLFTAYLAFQIAKKRRLPLYIDLRDLFAENIRELIKWPFIAYPLSWILKIFFEKPCLKYATHINVNSEGFLKSLDYIKHERISFFPNGIDDLFLNVPPSQMAQSNIRIVCYAGNIGEGQGLDKVIPPLAQKLGSGFMFYIIGAGNTKQKLIDALHSLDIQNVKLISPVKRAELMQYYQQSHYLFLHLNDFEAFRKVLPSKLFEYGALDKPILAGVAGYAKEFIEKHIQSNYFVFEPCDWKSAYHYLVNDHYQVMTRPTFIAKFRRETISVQMAKSILFYVPKN from the coding sequence ATGATTAAAAGAATACTATTCTTGTCATATTATTATACACCTGATTTGGGGCCGGGAGCTTTTCGGAATACGGCTTTGGTCGAATCTATATTAAAAGAAATCCATGAAGATACTATCTTGGATGTGATGACCACAATGCCTAATCGATACCAATCTTTCAATGACGAAGTACCAGCTCATGTTAACTCAGGTTCTCTGCGATTACATCGATTTGCAGTTCCTCAGCATACCAATGGATTTTGGAAACAAATAAAATCTTTTATATCTTATAGAAAACAGGTGCTACAAGCTACTAAGGCTAATGATTATGATTTGGTTTTTGCATCCAGTTCTAAATTATTCACGGCTTATTTAGCTTTCCAAATTGCAAAGAAAAGGCGCTTGCCCTTATATATCGATCTACGAGATTTGTTCGCTGAAAATATAAGAGAACTGATAAAATGGCCATTTATAGCTTATCCATTAAGTTGGATATTAAAAATATTTTTTGAAAAACCATGTTTGAAATATGCTACACACATCAATGTTAATTCTGAAGGATTTCTAAAGTCACTGGATTATATTAAACATGAGCGAATTAGTTTTTTCCCAAATGGTATTGACGATCTGTTTCTAAATGTTCCACCAAGTCAGATGGCGCAGTCGAATATTAGAATCGTTTGTTATGCAGGTAATATTGGAGAAGGTCAGGGATTAGATAAAGTAATTCCACCTTTAGCACAAAAACTGGGTTCTGGATTTATGTTTTATATCATTGGTGCGGGAAATACAAAACAAAAACTTATCGATGCCTTACATAGCTTGGATATTCAGAATGTTAAATTGATATCACCTGTTAAAAGAGCTGAATTAATGCAATATTATCAACAATCACATTACTTGTTTCTTCACTTAAATGATTTCGAAGCTTTTAGAAAAGTATTACCCTCTAAACTATTTGAATATGGTGCGTTGGACAAGCCTATTCTTGCAGGTGTTGCGGGATATGCTAAAGAATTTATTGAAAAACATATACAATCCAATTATTTTGTTTTCGAACCCTGTGATTGGAAGTCGGCTTACCATTATTTAGTTAATGATCATTATCAAGTAATGACTCGTCCTACGTTTATTGCCAAGTTTAGAAGAGAAACGATTTCTGTTCAAATGGCTAAATCAATACTTTTTTATGTGCCTAAAAACTGA
- a CDS encoding sigma-70 family RNA polymerase sigma factor — MLPPKLKIEDLDGNTIVSLIVQGNMEVLDQVYASYKPAFLNWARQRYPSTNQQDIVDSWHDAVIAFYEQVISKKLTVLTCELKTYLFTIGYRSLIKKHKKIQRIIEDTEIDKHLISASLNLFFEVEDPWKEQKEILLKEINELPTQSQQILMLRFIDGKSLKDISEIVNYKSLNVLSATISRSLKLLKNKIQGKQELKKHAGERSRMD; from the coding sequence ATGTTGCCACCAAAGTTAAAGATTGAGGATTTAGATGGTAATACCATTGTTTCCTTAATAGTACAGGGTAATATGGAGGTATTAGATCAAGTGTATGCAAGCTATAAGCCGGCTTTCTTAAACTGGGCACGGCAGCGCTATCCATCAACCAATCAGCAAGATATTGTGGATAGTTGGCATGATGCCGTTATTGCGTTTTATGAGCAAGTTATATCTAAGAAGTTAACCGTTTTAACCTGTGAATTAAAAACCTATTTATTTACTATTGGATACCGATCATTAATTAAAAAGCATAAAAAGATTCAAAGAATTATTGAAGATACAGAAATAGATAAACACTTGATAAGTGCATCATTGAATTTATTCTTTGAGGTTGAGGATCCTTGGAAAGAGCAAAAAGAGATTCTATTAAAAGAAATTAATGAATTGCCAACGCAAAGTCAACAGATCTTGATGTTAAGATTTATTGATGGTAAATCATTAAAGGATATATCTGAAATTGTAAATTACAAATCATTGAATGTATTAAGCGCTACTATATCGAGGAGTTTGAAGCTTTTGAAAAATAAAATTCAGGGCAAACAAGAATTAAAAAAGCATGCAGGTGAAAGATCAAGAATGGATTGA
- the pheS gene encoding phenylalanine--tRNA ligase subunit alpha translates to MSNDWFSSIKEIKLSIESFEINSLDALEHFRIRFLGSKNIIKPVFGEIGKVPVELKKAYGQQVNELKQLAEEKFETASSQLSSIAETPQDIPDLSLPAVDFGKGSRHPISLVMDRIIDIFTKIGFQVSEDREIEDEWYNFTSLNTPDDHPARDMQDTFYLKDFANMLLRTHTSSVQARFMTSHKPPFRILAPGRVYRNETISARSHCQFHQVEGLYVDKEVSMGDMKQTLLFFAKEMFGPDVRIRLRPSYFPFTEPSAEMDIYWGLTNETDYRITKGTGWLEILGCGMVDPAVLQNCGIDPTVYSGFAFGMGIERQAMLLYKIPDIRYYFENDVRFLSQFKGA, encoded by the coding sequence ATGTCCAACGATTGGTTTAGTTCAATAAAAGAAATTAAATTATCCATTGAATCCTTTGAAATTAATTCATTGGATGCATTGGAACATTTTCGGATTCGATTTTTAGGATCAAAAAACATTATTAAACCAGTATTTGGAGAAATTGGCAAAGTGCCTGTGGAATTAAAAAAAGCCTATGGTCAACAAGTCAATGAATTAAAACAATTAGCCGAAGAAAAATTTGAAACTGCTTCAAGTCAGTTGTCTTCCATAGCCGAAACACCGCAGGATATTCCTGATCTTAGCCTTCCGGCAGTAGATTTTGGGAAAGGTAGCAGGCATCCCATTTCATTGGTTATGGATCGCATCATTGATATTTTTACTAAAATAGGATTTCAAGTTTCAGAGGATCGTGAAATAGAAGACGAATGGTATAATTTCACATCCTTAAATACTCCGGATGATCATCCTGCCAGAGATATGCAGGATACCTTTTATTTAAAGGATTTTGCCAATATGTTGCTAAGAACCCATACATCATCGGTTCAAGCAAGATTTATGACCAGTCATAAGCCACCTTTTAGGATACTTGCTCCAGGTCGTGTGTACCGAAATGAAACCATATCGGCTAGGTCACATTGTCAATTTCATCAAGTGGAGGGATTATATGTAGATAAAGAGGTTTCTATGGGCGATATGAAACAAACCTTGTTGTTTTTTGCTAAAGAAATGTTTGGTCCCGATGTGAGAATTAGATTAAGACCTTCCTATTTTCCCTTCACAGAGCCATCTGCAGAAATGGATATTTATTGGGGACTTACCAATGAAACAGACTATCGAATTACTAAAGGCACCGGATGGTTAGAGATACTTGGCTGTGGAATGGTAGATCCTGCTGTTTTGCAAAATTGTGGTATCGACCCAACTGTTTATTCTGGATTTGCTTTTGGAATGGGAATAGAGCGACAAGCTATGTTGCTTTATAAAATACCCGATATTCGGTATTATTTCGAGAATGATGTACGCTTTTTAAGTCAATTCAAAGGCGCTTAG
- a CDS encoding O-antigen ligase family protein: MQLKFIIPFLFLFLFSAFAFALPWAMYVVSASMVLMTALCLFQYKPYGFPFGFNIGLKNTIRLLRKEPLFCWMIAYYFSFVISGLWSEEYIEWVHYSRLMLPFLFLPIIFIHQSPVSSFKLNAVILIGIISVLITSEFILYDYFTNYEVYQLEILKGKPIKTYISHIRYSLIIAASCMILIHWLVMHWAFKFNWEKWVYGFCLLYLFIVIHILSVKSGLLGLYIGVFLYMSYYMLLRKKYTIWIMCIISMVIIIASMIYFIPSLKHKYLYSIWQIGEWSRGKWLYYSDIERWLSIQMGWNNILDHPILGTGIGDLKTSTDKLYMLHLNHKEFKLAHNQFIFSWAYCGLPSLFSLMAMIYYSLFSNAQWRNPLILSLQGILLSSFLYEATLSSEIGICVYLYFTIIGWMIFKNK, encoded by the coding sequence ATGCAATTAAAATTCATCATTCCTTTTCTTTTTTTATTTCTTTTTTCTGCCTTTGCATTTGCTTTGCCCTGGGCTATGTATGTTGTTTCTGCGAGTATGGTACTCATGACTGCATTATGTTTGTTTCAATATAAACCTTATGGATTTCCATTTGGATTTAATATAGGTTTAAAAAACACCATCCGTTTATTGAGAAAAGAACCTTTATTCTGTTGGATGATAGCCTATTATTTCAGTTTTGTCATATCGGGATTATGGTCTGAAGAATATATTGAATGGGTGCATTACAGCCGTCTCATGCTACCATTTCTATTTCTTCCCATTATTTTTATACATCAGAGTCCTGTAAGCAGTTTTAAATTAAACGCTGTCATTCTAATCGGGATTATTTCTGTACTAATCACCTCAGAATTCATACTTTATGATTACTTTACAAACTATGAAGTATATCAATTAGAAATATTAAAAGGCAAACCTATTAAAACTTATATCTCACACATCAGATATAGTCTCATCATTGCTGCTAGCTGTATGATTCTGATTCACTGGTTGGTTATGCATTGGGCTTTCAAATTTAATTGGGAAAAATGGGTATATGGTTTTTGCCTATTGTATTTATTCATAGTGATTCATATTCTTAGTGTTAAATCTGGTTTACTAGGACTTTACATAGGTGTTTTTTTATACATGAGTTATTATATGCTCTTGCGAAAAAAATATACCATATGGATCATGTGCATCATTAGCATGGTAATCATTATAGCATCCATGATTTATTTCATTCCTAGTTTAAAGCACAAATATTTATATTCGATATGGCAAATTGGAGAATGGTCTAGAGGGAAATGGTTGTACTACTCAGATATCGAACGCTGGCTATCCATTCAAATGGGTTGGAATAATATACTGGATCATCCTATTTTAGGCACAGGTATTGGAGATTTAAAAACCAGTACGGACAAACTTTATATGTTGCATTTAAATCATAAAGAATTCAAACTGGCGCACAATCAATTTATTTTTTCCTGGGCCTATTGTGGATTACCATCTTTGTTTTCCTTGATGGCCATGATTTATTATTCTCTATTTTCGAATGCCCAATGGCGCAATCCATTAATATTAAGCTTACAAGGAATATTATTGAGTTCTTTTCTATATGAAGCAACACTCAGCTCTGAAATCGGCATATGTGTATACTTATATTTTACAATTATTGGTTGGATGATTTTTAAAAATAAATAA
- a CDS encoding DMT family transporter: MNTKIHSNQSYLAHLVLFIVALIYGANYSIAKIVLDPKYIQPNGFILLRIWSAVILFIVFFGPLKRIEKSDFRLLIVCALSGVLCNQLFFFNGLSLTSPIHAALIMVCTPMLVLIMRYFRGSPLSPTNIFGCILGFFGAAWLILSSKNGHGQNSSALGDIYILINALSYGYYLLQAPKLIQKYGPFETMKWLFLIGGICCIPFGIHDLVVTQWTLLDRDAWLALIFVLICTTFLAYALNAFALQLSHSSLVSNYIYLQPFIASIIAIWLGKDFFQWRHLFIGIIIITGVFLSDWKGKKLMHRN, translated from the coding sequence TTGAACACAAAGATACATTCCAATCAAAGCTATTTGGCTCATTTAGTATTGTTCATTGTTGCATTAATATATGGCGCAAATTACTCCATTGCAAAAATAGTTTTAGACCCAAAATACATTCAACCTAATGGATTTATTTTATTGCGAATTTGGAGTGCGGTAATATTATTTATTGTGTTTTTCGGACCCTTAAAACGAATAGAAAAATCTGATTTTCGATTACTGATAGTATGTGCATTGAGCGGAGTGTTATGCAACCAACTCTTTTTTTTCAATGGTTTATCATTAACATCTCCTATTCATGCCGCACTCATTATGGTTTGTACTCCTATGTTAGTACTTATCATGCGATACTTTAGGGGATCACCACTCTCGCCTACGAACATCTTCGGATGTATTTTAGGATTTTTTGGTGCAGCATGGTTAATACTTTCTTCAAAAAATGGTCATGGTCAAAACAGTAGTGCACTTGGAGACATTTATATTTTAATCAATGCGCTATCGTATGGCTATTATTTATTACAAGCGCCAAAATTGATTCAAAAATATGGTCCGTTTGAAACCATGAAGTGGTTATTTTTGATTGGTGGCATTTGTTGTATACCTTTTGGAATACATGATTTAGTGGTAACTCAATGGACTTTATTAGATCGCGATGCATGGCTTGCATTAATTTTTGTTCTTATATGTACAACGTTTTTAGCGTATGCATTAAATGCATTTGCATTGCAACTCAGTCATTCTTCTTTAGTTAGTAATTACATCTATTTACAACCCTTCATTGCAAGTATCATTGCGATTTGGCTGGGAAAAGATTTTTTTCAATGGCGTCATTTATTTATTGGTATAATTATTATTACGGGTGTATTTTTATCCGATTGGAAGGGCAAAAAATTGATGCATCGAAATTAA
- a CDS encoding glycosyltransferase family 4 protein has translation MKVAIVANSCWNLFNYRRELIQAIHSEFGEVVLIAPEDRYASMLPKGQGIHYIPVLHLNKTSSNLIKEFRFIIELFRIYYREKPDLVLHYTIKPNVFGSVIAHVLGIPSIATVTGLGSSFTKHNRLSLLINWLYKLAFRYNKKNIFQNHTDRNFFLQKKLVNEINSGVILGSGVDCNYFVPRAKSESNKFIFLFIGRLIRSKGIVEYLKAASIIKSKWPDIECQVVGSYDSTHPDRMFKKELDEALNQNDIRWFDHVDDVRDLIAAADVVVLPSYREGMPRSILESMAMGKPIITTNVAGCNETVVNGINGYIIPMQDVDSLINAMIDMSSLAQEVRLQMGKESRAIALDQFEVKHIIANYLQEISALR, from the coding sequence ATGAAAGTAGCCATTGTTGCTAATTCATGCTGGAATTTATTTAATTATAGACGAGAGTTAATACAGGCTATACATTCAGAATTTGGAGAAGTCGTACTAATCGCTCCTGAAGATAGATATGCTTCAATGCTTCCAAAAGGACAGGGTATACATTATATTCCGGTACTTCATTTAAATAAGACAAGTTCTAATTTAATTAAGGAATTTAGATTTATTATAGAATTATTTAGAATTTATTATCGTGAGAAACCGGATCTTGTATTGCATTATACCATTAAACCTAATGTTTTTGGTAGTGTGATCGCTCATGTTTTGGGTATTCCTAGTATAGCTACGGTTACAGGATTGGGAAGTTCATTCACTAAACATAATAGATTAAGTTTACTAATAAATTGGTTATATAAGTTAGCTTTTAGGTATAATAAAAAAAACATTTTTCAAAACCATACAGATAGAAATTTCTTTCTGCAAAAGAAGTTAGTAAATGAAATTAATTCTGGTGTCATTTTAGGGTCTGGAGTTGATTGTAATTATTTTGTACCTCGTGCAAAATCTGAATCAAACAAATTTATTTTTTTATTTATTGGGAGGTTAATTCGGAGCAAAGGAATAGTAGAGTATTTAAAAGCAGCTTCGATTATAAAAAGTAAATGGCCAGATATTGAATGTCAGGTAGTGGGTAGTTATGATTCGACTCATCCGGATCGAATGTTCAAAAAAGAATTGGACGAAGCATTGAATCAGAATGATATTCGATGGTTTGATCATGTTGATGATGTACGTGATCTGATAGCTGCGGCCGATGTTGTAGTCTTGCCTTCGTATCGTGAAGGAATGCCAAGGTCTATTCTGGAATCCATGGCTATGGGTAAACCAATAATTACAACAAATGTTGCCGGTTGTAATGAGACAGTCGTCAATGGAATAAATGGATATATAATTCCAATGCAAGATGTTGATTCATTAATTAATGCTATGATTGACATGTCTTCTTTAGCTCAAGAAGTGCGATTACAAATGGGGAAAGAGAGTAGAGCAATAGCATTGGATCAATTCGAAGTTAAACATATTATTGCAAACTATTTACAGGAAATATCAGCATTAAGATGA
- a CDS encoding tetratricopeptide repeat protein, with product MSRKTNQNNKLSKLIAEFEDAVQSFSPELWEEKSFLKLISHYENQGSFDRALAVADLAIKQYKYRVDFYLQKARLMMINMRFAEALNILNQAFSISPYEIEVPLLKAKILTLQGNPEEALIIIDEVKLIFQNADLHEILLMEAFIQESMKDFDKMFYTLREALIINPNNTEALEQIWVSVEFSKKYDESVSLHLNLIDKNPYSYLAWYNLGHAYSCLGEYKKAIDALEYSFLINSRFEQGYMDCAELALQIGQYEKAFQCYSDANDIFGPDTELVAYMAECLIKLNRHKDAKSMLLKAVHQDPFNDEIFFYLGECYFSEKNWDKALHYYKESIEIDEYREEYHSALAHVYCEMGNFKKAETHFAKAARCGQEQSQYWAMYIKFLLEKQNFEKAEKIIRRADKYSVGTDLTFCKVAYNLLTNNRPAALIDLEEALQEDSSMSKILFEIIPTLQDDVEIKGMIRYFSV from the coding sequence GTGTCAAGAAAAACGAACCAAAACAATAAGCTCTCAAAACTCATTGCAGAGTTTGAAGATGCCGTACAAAGTTTCAGCCCTGAACTTTGGGAAGAGAAATCATTTCTTAAACTAATATCACATTACGAAAATCAAGGATCATTCGATCGGGCACTAGCAGTTGCAGATTTGGCTATTAAACAATATAAATATAGAGTCGATTTTTATTTGCAAAAAGCCAGACTGATGATGATCAATATGCGATTTGCAGAAGCTCTGAATATATTAAACCAGGCTTTTTCTATTTCACCATATGAAATCGAGGTTCCCTTACTTAAAGCAAAAATCCTGACCCTTCAGGGTAATCCTGAAGAAGCTTTAATTATAATTGATGAAGTAAAACTAATCTTCCAAAATGCCGATTTGCATGAAATTTTATTAATGGAAGCTTTTATACAAGAATCAATGAAAGATTTTGACAAAATGTTCTATACGCTAAGAGAAGCGTTAATCATCAACCCAAATAACACTGAAGCCCTAGAACAAATCTGGGTTAGTGTTGAATTTTCAAAAAAATACGATGAAAGTGTAAGCCTTCATCTTAATCTAATAGACAAAAATCCATATTCGTATTTAGCTTGGTATAACTTAGGGCATGCTTATTCATGCCTTGGAGAATACAAAAAAGCCATTGATGCTTTGGAATACTCATTCCTGATCAATTCCAGATTCGAACAAGGATATATGGACTGTGCAGAATTGGCATTACAGATAGGCCAATATGAGAAAGCTTTTCAGTGTTATTCAGACGCGAATGATATATTTGGACCAGATACAGAATTAGTGGCTTATATGGCAGAATGTCTGATTAAATTAAACAGACATAAAGATGCCAAATCCATGCTGCTTAAAGCAGTACATCAGGATCCATTCAATGATGAGATTTTCTTCTATCTAGGAGAATGTTACTTCAGTGAAAAAAACTGGGATAAAGCATTGCATTATTATAAAGAGTCTATTGAAATCGATGAATATCGTGAAGAATACCATTCTGCTTTAGCTCATGTCTATTGTGAAATGGGAAATTTCAAAAAAGCTGAAACTCATTTTGCTAAAGCTGCCCGATGCGGACAGGAACAAAGCCAATATTGGGCTATGTATATCAAGTTTCTTTTAGAAAAGCAAAACTTCGAAAAAGCTGAAAAAATCATTCGCAGAGCAGATAAATATTCTGTTGGAACAGACCTTACTTTTTGTAAGGTTGCCTATAATCTCTTAACCAATAATAGACCTGCTGCCTTAATTGATCTTGAAGAAGCATTGCAAGAGGATTCGTCCATGAGTAAAATACTATTCGAAATTATTCCAACACTTCAGGATGATGTTGAAATCAAAGGAATGATTAGATATTTTTCTGTTTAA